The following proteins are co-located in the Streptomyces sp. DT2A-34 genome:
- a CDS encoding glycosyltransferase family A protein, producing the protein MTVTQPDVTVIIGAYEAMPYLIECLASVEAQTIDPERIEVIAVDDGSTDGTGECLEEFAARAPMPVTVIRQDNSGGPSGPRNVGLGKAAGRYVFFLDADDRLGPEALERMVAMGDRNGTDVILGRVEGVNRTAPKSMWGKTLDRTDVFSSNIKFTLSAQKLFRRELLTRHHMRFDESLWTGEDALFTMEAYLRADGVSVVADYTCYYLVGRDDGKHVTKSGGYTLRFDSARALMNLIAEHIPAGDRRDLLMVRPFLITLLPQFGPKYAKDSEKVRRHKLELAKPLMDAYWTPGIARRLKVEERLRLHLVAEQRPELLLPVVEFVKAKKQPTALLEKKGRRVYLAYPHFRDAAAGIPDSVYLAEPREARAFPGYREGGADSFLRRAVRKARRMLTASREATPGGRAAPA; encoded by the coding sequence GTGACCGTCACGCAGCCTGATGTGACTGTGATCATCGGGGCGTACGAAGCGATGCCGTACCTGATCGAGTGCCTGGCGTCAGTCGAGGCACAGACCATCGATCCGGAGCGCATCGAGGTCATCGCCGTCGACGACGGTTCGACGGACGGCACGGGGGAGTGCCTGGAGGAGTTCGCGGCCCGCGCGCCCATGCCGGTGACCGTGATCCGGCAGGACAACTCCGGTGGCCCCAGCGGCCCGCGCAACGTCGGTCTGGGGAAGGCGGCCGGGCGCTACGTCTTCTTCCTGGACGCCGACGACCGGCTGGGCCCCGAGGCCCTGGAGCGCATGGTCGCGATGGGCGACAGGAACGGCACGGACGTCATCCTCGGCCGGGTGGAGGGCGTCAACCGCACCGCGCCGAAGTCGATGTGGGGCAAGACGCTCGACCGGACCGACGTCTTCTCCTCGAACATCAAGTTCACGCTGAGCGCGCAGAAGCTGTTCCGCCGCGAACTGCTGACCAGGCACCACATGCGCTTCGACGAGTCCCTGTGGACCGGCGAGGACGCGCTGTTCACGATGGAGGCCTATCTGCGGGCCGACGGCGTCTCCGTGGTCGCCGACTACACCTGCTACTACCTGGTGGGCCGCGACGACGGCAAGCACGTGACGAAGAGCGGCGGTTACACCCTGCGGTTCGACTCCGCACGCGCCCTGATGAACCTGATAGCCGAGCACATACCCGCCGGCGACCGGCGCGACCTGCTCATGGTCCGCCCCTTCCTGATCACCCTGCTGCCGCAGTTCGGACCCAAGTACGCCAAGGACAGCGAGAAGGTCAGGCGGCACAAGCTGGAACTGGCCAAGCCCCTGATGGACGCGTACTGGACGCCGGGCATCGCCCGCCGCCTCAAGGTCGAGGAGCGCCTGCGACTGCACCTGGTCGCCGAGCAGCGCCCCGAACTCCTGCTGCCCGTCGTGGAGTTCGTCAAGGCCAAGAAGCAGCCGACGGCCCTCCTGGAGAAGAAGGGCCGCCGTGTCTACCTCGCCTACCCGCACTTCCGGGACGCCGCGGCCGGCATACCCGACTCCGTCTACCTCGCCGAACCGCGCGAGGCCCGCGCCTTCCCCGGCTACCGGGAGGGCGGCGCGGACTCGTTCCTGCGGCGGGCGGTGCGCAAGGCGCGGCGGATGCTGACGGCCTCGCGCGAGGCTACGCCGGGTGGGCGGGCTGCTCCCGCGTGA
- a CDS encoding polysaccharide pyruvyl transferase family protein: MKRLLLRSGKSPYDVVSVEEALHRDVIATNSGNLIFSDVTHKILETPRTKVFSNGIRTDISAAGRINEEYDAFVVPLANAFRPSFEAQLKRLTRLIGKLRIPVVVVGVGAQAGLGYNAARLKGIEPTVREFVSAVLDRSASIGVRGEFTEKYLKDLGFRDVEVIGCPSLFMYGKELTVTKREPALHPGSRIAVNGSHSAVKSQGLDRVITRAHARYPNLRFIGQNLSDARQLHWRDLSDPNGLVTAMPTHPEHPMYREDKVRVYIDPVTWIDDLRAFDFSFGSRIHGNIAALLAGTPATVLCGDSRTLELCRYFGIPHRRIDKLPEDLDPASLYEEADFGALMSGHQERFERFTAFLDRNGLENTFTHGDGGAAFEERMRSLAFPAGVRPWNDADLTSLTTRFGWLQSRITELSTDNDRLRREVARTAKPGTGLPAASVYRRARRVVGGPIRRALQSGR, encoded by the coding sequence GTGAAACGCCTGCTCCTCCGCTCCGGCAAGAGTCCCTACGACGTCGTCTCCGTCGAGGAGGCCCTCCACCGGGACGTCATCGCCACCAACTCCGGCAACCTGATCTTCAGCGACGTCACCCACAAGATCCTCGAAACCCCGCGGACCAAGGTCTTCTCGAACGGCATCCGCACCGACATCTCGGCGGCCGGCCGGATCAACGAGGAGTACGACGCCTTCGTCGTCCCGCTCGCGAACGCGTTCCGGCCTTCGTTCGAGGCGCAGTTGAAGCGGCTGACGCGGCTGATCGGCAAGCTGCGGATCCCCGTGGTCGTGGTGGGGGTCGGCGCGCAGGCCGGGCTCGGCTACAACGCGGCCCGGCTGAAGGGCATCGAGCCCACGGTGCGCGAGTTCGTCTCCGCCGTGCTCGACCGCAGCGCCTCCATCGGGGTCCGGGGCGAGTTCACCGAGAAGTACCTCAAGGACCTGGGCTTCCGGGACGTCGAGGTCATCGGCTGCCCGTCGCTCTTCATGTACGGCAAGGAACTCACCGTCACCAAGCGGGAGCCGGCCCTCCACCCGGGCTCCCGGATCGCGGTCAACGGCTCGCACAGCGCGGTGAAATCCCAGGGCCTGGACCGGGTCATCACCCGCGCCCACGCCCGCTACCCGAACCTGCGCTTCATCGGCCAGAACCTCAGCGACGCACGGCAGTTGCACTGGCGGGACCTGTCCGACCCGAACGGTCTGGTGACGGCGATGCCGACGCACCCCGAGCACCCGATGTACCGGGAGGACAAGGTCCGCGTCTACATCGACCCGGTCACCTGGATCGACGACCTGCGCGCGTTCGACTTCTCCTTCGGCTCCCGCATCCACGGCAACATCGCCGCGCTGCTCGCGGGCACCCCGGCGACCGTGCTGTGCGGCGACTCGCGCACGCTGGAGCTGTGCCGCTACTTCGGCATCCCGCACCGCCGGATCGACAAGCTGCCCGAGGACCTGGACCCGGCGTCGCTGTACGAGGAGGCCGACTTCGGCGCCCTGATGAGCGGCCACCAGGAGCGGTTCGAGCGGTTCACGGCGTTCCTGGACCGCAACGGCCTGGAGAACACGTTCACGCACGGCGACGGCGGTGCCGCCTTCGAGGAGCGCATGCGGTCGCTGGCCTTCCCGGCGGGCGTCCGCCCCTGGAACGACGCCGACCTCACCTCGCTCACCACCCGGTTCGGCTGGCTGCAGAGCCGTATCACCGAACTCTCCACGGACAACGACCGGTTGAGGCGCGAGGTGGCCCGCACCGCCAAGCCGGGCACGGGGCTGCCCGCGGCGTCCGTCTACCGCCGGGCCCGCCGTGTGGTGGGCGGCCCGATCCGCCGGGCGCTGCAGTCGGGACGGTAG
- the proB gene encoding glutamate 5-kinase, with protein sequence MAGARQGVREARRIVVKVGSSSLTTASGGLDADRVDALVDVLAKSRSGGEREIVLVSSGAIAAGLAPLGLRRRPKDLARQQAAASVGQGLLVARYTASFARYGVRVGQVLLTSDDMSRRVHHRNASRTLDKLLAMGAFPIVNENDTVATDEIRFGDNDRLAALVAHLVRADLLVLLSDVDGVYDGDPSKPGTSRIAQVRGPEDLAHVEIGSAGKAGVGTGGMVTKVEAARIAAAAGIPVVLTSAVHAAEALHGGDTGTYFHATGKRSADRLLWLQHASTPQGSLTLDDGAVRAVVERRKSLLPAGIAAVEGEFSAGDPVELRDSTGHAIARGLVNFDAKEIPQLLGRSTRELARELGAEYEREVIHRDDLVILQP encoded by the coding sequence GTGGCAGGGGCAAGGCAGGGTGTGCGCGAGGCCCGCAGGATTGTCGTCAAGGTGGGGTCCTCGTCGCTGACCACCGCGTCCGGCGGCCTGGACGCCGACCGGGTCGACGCGCTCGTCGACGTCCTCGCCAAGAGCCGCAGCGGCGGGGAGCGGGAGATCGTCCTCGTCTCCTCCGGCGCCATCGCGGCCGGACTCGCCCCGCTGGGCCTGCGCCGGCGCCCCAAGGACCTGGCCCGCCAGCAGGCCGCCGCCAGCGTCGGCCAGGGCCTGCTCGTCGCCCGCTACACCGCCTCCTTCGCCCGTTACGGCGTCCGCGTCGGGCAGGTGCTGCTGACCAGCGACGACATGAGCCGCCGCGTCCACCACCGCAACGCCTCGCGCACCCTCGACAAGCTCCTCGCGATGGGCGCGTTCCCGATCGTCAACGAGAACGACACCGTCGCCACGGACGAGATCCGCTTCGGCGACAACGACCGACTCGCCGCCCTGGTGGCTCATCTGGTGCGGGCGGATCTGCTGGTGCTGCTGTCCGACGTGGACGGTGTGTACGACGGTGACCCCAGCAAGCCGGGGACCTCGCGGATAGCTCAGGTGCGGGGGCCGGAGGATCTCGCGCACGTCGAGATCGGCAGCGCGGGCAAGGCCGGCGTCGGCACCGGCGGCATGGTCACCAAGGTCGAGGCGGCCCGGATCGCGGCCGCCGCCGGCATCCCGGTGGTCCTGACCAGCGCCGTCCACGCCGCCGAGGCCCTGCACGGCGGCGACACCGGCACCTACTTCCACGCCACCGGCAAGCGCTCCGCCGACCGTCTGCTGTGGCTCCAGCACGCGTCCACCCCCCAGGGCTCGCTGACGCTGGACGACGGCGCGGTACGGGCGGTCGTCGAACGCCGCAAGTCGCTGCTGCCGGCCGGAATCGCCGCCGTGGAGGGCGAGTTCAGCGCGGGCGACCCGGTCGAGCTGCGGGACAGCACGGGCCACGCGATCGCGCGCGGGCTCGTCAACTTCGACGCCAAGGAGATCCCGCAACTGCTCGGACGGTCGACGCGGGAACTGGCGCGGGAGCTGGGGGCGGAGTACGAGCGTGAGGTCATCCACCGGGACGATCTGGTGATCCTGCAGCCCTGA
- a CDS encoding glutamate-5-semialdehyde dehydrogenase has protein sequence MTTLSPYDSMSPVTQAAYRAKAAAADLAPLPRAEKDDALLAIADALEVRTSEIVEANAKDIAKAREAGTSEAIIDRLTLTPERVRAIAADVRDVVALPDPVGEVVRGSTLPNGIDLRQVRVPLGVVGIIYEARPNVTVDAAALCLKSGNAVLLRGSASAYESNTALVRVIRDAVGGAGLPADAVQLVPGESRESVRELMRARGLVDVLIPRGGAALIQTVVSESIVPVIETGTGNCHVYVDAHADLDMAIDILINSKAQRVSVCNAAETLLVHQDIAPEFLPRALDALAEAGVTVHADERVLAYAKDSKATVVEATAEDWETEYLSYDIAAAVVDSLDKAVEHIRLWTSGHTEAIVTTSQQAARRFTQLVDSTTVAVNAATRFTDGGQFGFGAEIGISTQKLHARGPMGLPELTSTKYIVTGDGHVRR, from the coding sequence ATGACCACGCTTTCGCCGTACGACTCCATGTCCCCGGTCACCCAGGCCGCCTACCGCGCCAAGGCCGCCGCCGCCGACCTCGCCCCGCTGCCGCGGGCCGAGAAGGACGACGCGCTGCTCGCCATCGCGGACGCCCTGGAGGTCCGTACGAGCGAAATCGTCGAGGCCAACGCCAAGGACATCGCCAAGGCCCGCGAGGCCGGCACCAGCGAGGCGATCATCGACCGGCTGACGCTCACCCCGGAGCGCGTGCGGGCCATCGCCGCCGATGTGCGGGACGTCGTCGCGCTGCCCGACCCGGTCGGTGAGGTCGTCCGCGGGTCCACCCTCCCCAACGGCATCGACCTGCGCCAGGTCCGCGTCCCGCTCGGCGTCGTCGGGATCATCTACGAGGCCCGCCCGAACGTCACCGTGGACGCCGCCGCCCTCTGCCTGAAGTCCGGCAACGCCGTGCTGCTGCGCGGCTCGGCCTCGGCGTACGAGTCGAACACCGCACTCGTCCGGGTGATCCGGGACGCCGTGGGCGGGGCCGGGCTGCCCGCCGACGCCGTGCAGCTGGTGCCCGGGGAGAGCCGTGAGAGCGTGCGCGAGCTGATGCGCGCCCGCGGCCTCGTCGACGTGCTGATCCCGCGCGGCGGCGCCGCGCTGATCCAGACCGTCGTGTCGGAGTCGATCGTTCCCGTCATCGAGACCGGCACCGGCAACTGCCACGTCTACGTCGACGCCCACGCCGACCTCGACATGGCCATCGACATCCTGATCAACTCCAAGGCCCAGCGCGTCAGCGTCTGCAACGCCGCCGAGACCCTCCTGGTCCACCAGGACATCGCCCCCGAGTTCCTGCCGCGCGCCCTGGACGCCCTCGCGGAGGCCGGGGTGACCGTGCACGCCGACGAGAGGGTGCTGGCGTACGCCAAGGACTCCAAGGCGACCGTCGTCGAGGCCACGGCCGAGGACTGGGAGACCGAGTACCTGTCCTACGACATCGCCGCCGCGGTCGTGGACTCGCTGGACAAGGCCGTCGAGCACATCCGCCTGTGGACCTCCGGCCACACCGAGGCCATCGTCACCACCTCCCAGCAGGCCGCCCGCCGGTTCACCCAGCTGGTCGACTCCACGACGGTCGCGGTGAACGCCGCCACCCGGTTCACGGACGGCGGCCAGTTCGGCTTCGGCGCGGAGATCGGCATCTCCACGCAGAAGCTGCACGCGCGCGGGCCGATGGGGCTCCCGGAGCTGACGAGCACGAAGTACATCGTCACCGGAGACGGGCACGTACGGCGCTGA